The stretch of DNA GTTCAATAAACACCTGCGGATTGAATGAAAATACTGACCGTAAAAGCTATTAATAATGCAACCCACACGATCTCCATCACTGACAAATCCTGGCAAGGCTCACTGTCACACTTTTCCTTAAGCCTCTATAGTTATTGACGTTTGTAAACCTAAGATCGCTTTCCCCAGGATTCTTGCACAGGGGACAGGGTGACAGAAGCAACACATATTCAAAGcaatcattttttcttaatcatcTTCTAAGAGGGCCAGTGAGAACGAAATGACAGGCGTCACTGCTTAAGGAGAGAAAGAACAGATTCCACGGTGATGCGAGCTTGAGTCTGCCCATCTCTGAGATTCAGGCGCCAATGGGAAGGGCTTAGGGGCCACGCCGGGGGGAGGCCCAAAGCCCAGGGCCATCTTTCTCCAGGTCGGGAGTGTGGAGGTGGAAACGGTCCCTGAGCGACCTCAGAGAGCCGAGGGTGGCGCGAAGGGAGGCCCTCGGATGCTCCGGCCCGGTTCTGACAGGCCATCATCCGGGACAGACAGTTCCCCTCCCCGCCCAAGCCGGCGCAGCCCAAAAGGAGGCGCGGCCCATGCTCagcgcaacttctgcctctcctTCTGGCTCTCGGGCTCCTCCAAGGGTGCTTCCAGCTCCATAATGTCCCCCCAGAGGAGTTTCCCAGGCATTACTGGCCACCACCGCCTCCCTCCGGGCACAGTGGCCACAACCACCTAAGGGCAGCGACAGCGCGAAAGGAAGCGGGGGCAGCACGGCCGCCCGGCCTTGGACGTGCGCCACTTCCGGGACACCCACCGCACGGGGGGAAAAAATAATCCCGGATACTCTCGATTTAAATCCTTCCATTGCGCCGCAACCTCTCAACCAATGTGTGTGAGAGATCTCAACTGTCCCACCCTTGTTATGAAGTGATTGGTTACTAGAGTAAAGCCCTGGCCAATCTTCACAAAGGAAGCACGCACGATTAGTATAAATAGTTCGGTTTagcttcccctcccccactctgAACTGGTCTCCTCGGCCGCGCAGAGCCTCTTGGGGGTTCCCAGTGTTCACTGCTAGGGCACTGCTGGGGCTGGGAAGCCCTTCGACGTGGGTAGACACGGTCCAGCGCGCGGTGGGCGGGTGCGGGGGCAGGCCCTCGCTGACGCCAGTGGGCACCGCCACGCGCCGCCTCGCTATTTGCCTCCGGAAGCTGAACCCCTCCGCCCCGCCCATTGCGGGGGAGATGTTAACGACCAGCGGCTTCGCGCGAGGCCACGGGCCTGGCGACGGTGGAGAGGGTGTTTGCGCAGTTAGCGGTGGGCCAGATGGGCCGGAGGTGTAGCCGGGAACGGACAGATGTCCGTCCCTGAAGTCTTAAGTTTTAATCGTGAAGTTGGTCCCTGGTTCATTGTGATCCTTTTCTCGCTGTCCGTTTGACATAAGAAGAAACCCGAGAAAGGAATGTATTTGTCTGAAGTCCCACAGGCTGTTAGTGGCACAGTCAGGACTAGAAAATTTAGCTCCTGAAGCCGAGATCAGTGCTTTCTCTGCCACATCAACCTGAAAACTTCTGAGTTTTGCAATGTTTTGGGGAAGATGCTCCCATGAAACAATGAACAGGAAAAACCTGAGGAAGCCTCACATTTTCTGCTAGCGAGAAAAGCCAAAATGTCTTCCACAGAATATCTATTTGCAGCGAATGAAAAAGGATTCAATTTTAGTGATGGGGATTAACTCCCCGTGAATCACAACCTTACACAAAACTGAAACCTTTGACAATACAAATGGTAACTTCCTTAGTGTGTTTGTATACCTTTGCTTACTATCACCGAGGCTAGCTAGTTGCCTTTTCACAGTCATTTCCTCATCTCTTCATGATCCTTGCGACCCAGCTACTCTACCCAATGGAGACATAGGGCTACTCATAAACCTCTTGATAACGTCTGGCACACCAGCCTTAAAACCTAAGCATCAAACTGTGTCCTAGCAAAATTACAAATTGTTACATGTCGTGGAGTTTGGGAATTGGTTCTGAACAGCTGGAACCAGAAATGTTAAATCTGTGATTTTTTCAAGCCTTCTGCATAACTACGACTTGGCCTGAAGGCAAGGGCTATATGTTTGCCTGTAACTTTGTGTATTCAATACTTACAAGCAGAAGGAGTGTTCAGCTATTGATGATGGAGAAACGTACCTCTCTTCCTAGGTTATTATGAGAATAGCTATGCATCTCTAGATCTGCGGTTTTCTACATCCTTTTGTCCTAATCCCTCAACCTACTGCCAATTCTACCATAGTAGGATCTTTATAGCCCTACAACAGGGTATAATGATGTGCATAAAAACACAGTgtaggccgggcaccgtggctcacgcctgtaatcccagcactttgggaggccaaggtgggtggattaactgaggtcaggagttcgagaccagcctgaccaacatggagaaaccccgtctctactaaaaatacaaaattagccggccatagtggcgcatgcctgtaatcccagcttgcctgtaatcccaagagtTTGTGTCTAATGAgatttggggttgggggaggcatACTGTGCATGAATAATTAAAATGCACAATAATTCAAGATACAGTCTTAttagaacatctttattttccaaacatCTTACCAGAGTACTAATATACTTTCTTTTACAACACTTAAGAGTGGGTGCTTCAATTGCTACTACTGTTACAAGGTCCTATAAAGAtttccgccgggcgcggtggctcaagcctgtaatcccagcactttgggaggccgagacgggcggatcacgaggtcaggagatcgagaccatcctggctaacacggtgaaaccccgtctctactaaaaaatacaaaaaactagccgggcgaggtggcgggcgcctgtagtcccagctactcgggaggctgaggcaggagaatggcgtaaacccgggaggcggagcttgcagtgagctgagatccggccacggcactccagcctgggcgacagagcgagacttcgtctcaaaaaaaaaaaaaaagatttccgtTGCCCTTTGCCTCAGCTTGTTTAAACTGACCAttaagatataaaaaaaaaagggccgggcgcggtggctcacgcctgtaatccagcactttgggaggccagggcaggcggatcacctgaggtcgggagttccaagactagcctgaccaacatggagaaaccccgtctctactaaaaatagaaaattagccaggcatggtggcacatgcctgtaatcccagctactctggaggctgaggcaggagaatcgcttgaaccttggaggtagagattgcggtaagccgagatcaagccatttgcactccagcctgggcaacaagaaattccgtgtcaaaaaaaaaaaaaaaacatacatacacacacacacacatatatgatgaCTATTTCCAAACTTGCCTCTCTCTAATCTTTTTAGAACTACAGGGCTAGATTAGTTTTACTCTGTAGAGTTGAAGGTAAAATTCATCAAATAACCATTTTGCATCTGCACATCAATCTTATGTGACAAAAGGAATTGAACCTTTTACTTTATCCCCAGCAGCTTTGTCATGAaccatcattttaaaatgctgtgaCATGGAAATAGTTTAAGGGGCAGTTAAAAACTGATTTAAGACACACTGGGGTCACAAAATAAGTGTAGAGTgtggaaaagcagaaagaaagtaaaggcaaagagaataagagggaaggaggagggtaTTTTTCCCATTGCCATGGGACCTAAACCAAGTCAGTTCTAAAATCTTGCTAGTAAAGTGAGGAGAGTAATGCTGGTAGCACAGGAAATTGGATCCGCTGATATAACAGCACCATGGAACTGAGGTACAGAGGTGCTTACATTAGCTTGAGGTTTTGACAGCATTGGAAAAGAGACATCTTTGAGCACATTTATCATATGTACATTTATGCATGTATCTAGCGCCTAAATTCagacttttaaatgattttttaagtgcTTAACCTTTAGTCTC from Papio anubis isolate 15944 chromosome 11, Panubis1.0, whole genome shotgun sequence encodes:
- the LOC116269442 gene encoding uncharacterized protein LOC116269442; the protein is MGGAEGFSFRRQIARRRVAVPTGVSEGLPPHPPTARWTVSTHVEGLPSPSSALAVNTGNPQEALRGRGDQFRVGEGKLNRTIYTNRACFLCEDWPGLYSSNQSLHNKGGTVEISHTHWLRGCGAMEGFKSRVSGIIFSPRAVGVPEVAHVQGRAAVLPPLPFALSLPLGGCGHCARREAVVASNAWETPLGGHYGAGSTLGGAREPEGEAEVALSMGRASFWAAPAWAGRGTVCPG